Proteins from a genomic interval of Kitasatospora kifunensis:
- a CDS encoding AAA family ATPase has translation MLEQIGITNFKAFAQQELVLSPFTLLTGLNSSGKSTVLQALALLRQSYDAGLLDPGVDGGLLLNGEFVELGTGQDVRHEAFLDEEPDIGIVVTREGEPYRWMATYGREDDLLAMRELPVGLTSHLAEDLPELFGRGFQYLKADRLAPATIYPRSHHAVERRGFLGARGEHTVNFLRVNQDLPIANSAVARAEIPSRTLLAQTEAWLQRLCPGINLEAIGIDGTDNVRLSYGFGSGIGASNRYRPTNVGFGLTYALPIVVACLSAQPGSLILLENPEAHLHPQGQTWLAYLACAAASAGVQIIMETHSDHVLNGVRLSVKNGKLPSTSTAVHFFRRDGLGTQVVSPQMGPDGMLSEWPSGFFDEWENSLEQLLD, from the coding sequence ATGCTTGAGCAGATCGGCATCACCAACTTCAAGGCGTTCGCCCAGCAGGAGCTTGTCCTCTCGCCTTTCACTCTGCTCACCGGCCTTAACTCCTCGGGTAAGAGTACTGTCCTCCAGGCTCTCGCCCTGCTGCGTCAGTCCTACGACGCCGGCCTGCTCGATCCGGGCGTGGATGGTGGCCTCCTCCTCAACGGCGAGTTCGTGGAACTCGGTACCGGCCAGGACGTCCGCCATGAGGCGTTTCTGGACGAAGAGCCGGACATCGGCATTGTGGTGACTCGGGAGGGCGAGCCCTACCGGTGGATGGCTACCTATGGCAGAGAGGACGACCTGCTTGCCATGCGAGAGCTCCCGGTCGGCCTGACCTCGCACCTGGCGGAGGATCTCCCGGAGCTCTTCGGTCGAGGCTTCCAGTACCTCAAGGCCGACCGGCTCGCCCCCGCCACCATCTACCCCCGTTCGCACCACGCGGTGGAACGGCGCGGGTTCCTTGGCGCACGAGGCGAACACACCGTCAACTTCCTGCGAGTCAACCAGGATCTTCCGATCGCCAACAGTGCCGTTGCTCGCGCCGAGATTCCCTCGCGAACTCTCCTCGCCCAGACCGAGGCCTGGTTGCAACGGCTGTGCCCTGGTATCAACCTCGAAGCCATCGGCATCGACGGCACTGACAACGTCCGTCTCAGTTACGGCTTCGGCTCCGGGATCGGTGCGTCCAACCGCTATCGGCCCACCAACGTCGGCTTCGGTCTCACCTACGCCCTGCCGATCGTGGTCGCCTGCCTGTCCGCCCAGCCGGGCAGTCTGATCCTGCTGGAGAACCCCGAGGCCCATCTTCACCCGCAGGGCCAGACCTGGCTTGCCTACCTCGCCTGTGCCGCCGCGAGCGCCGGTGTGCAGATCATCATGGAGACCCACAGCGATCACGTGCTCAACGGCGTTCGGCTGTCCGTGAAGAACGGAAAACTGCCCAGTACCTCGACGGCGGTGCACTTCTTCCGCCGCGACGGGCTTGGCACCCAGGTGGTGTCACCGCAGATGGGGCCGGACGGGATGCTGTCGGAGTGGCCCAGCGGGTTCTTCGACGAGTGGGAGAACTCCCTCGAACAGCTGCTTGACTGA